One Candidatus Poribacteria bacterium DNA segment encodes these proteins:
- a CDS encoding DUF5069 domain-containing protein, translating into MDLTRQPPRRPTNLSVAGIVGAARLTDKARAHNAETLGEYLYGENSGLDRQVLVFLGITADAYAEAAGEYDDAALGQWVLETSGKTEAEIAEFNEATINLNPDTEGHKQRLKERLARYAPGRTDITTVLQSMELDDWGSFWQVDLIAGPPRSARAKDVGGICGVARMADKARAERAEKIGEYLYGDNSGQDVRILTFLGISADDFQEAAVNNPNDLEIGAWVRENSGKSQAEIDEFNETLVNYGPNETTRERFEARCQEVDPTRTDITTWVQLQDVDDQLSFGIIDLNRRAPRSPYNTDVYGMVQLARLIDKGRASNSNSLGAYFFGEDSGIDRATLGFLGISAAEFAEALKTLSTDAEIEAWLTENHPKSQADIEAYNERMTQMGPTDERYEALMAKMINKIAPERTDIKTWFALMDLDDEKTFAS; encoded by the coding sequence ATGGATTTGACACGCCAACCACCACGTCGACCTACAAACTTGAGCGTTGCCGGAATCGTAGGTGCGGCACGGCTGACAGACAAAGCACGCGCACATAACGCAGAAACACTCGGCGAGTATCTCTACGGCGAAAACTCGGGCTTGGATCGGCAAGTCTTAGTGTTTTTGGGAATTACCGCTGACGCTTATGCCGAAGCAGCTGGCGAATATGATGATGCTGCCCTCGGACAGTGGGTACTCGAAACAAGTGGAAAGACCGAGGCAGAGATCGCAGAATTCAACGAGGCAACCATCAACTTAAACCCAGATACTGAAGGACACAAACAACGCCTGAAAGAAAGGCTCGCTCGCTACGCGCCCGGCAGAACTGACATCACAACCGTACTCCAGTCCATGGAATTGGACGATTGGGGAAGCTTCTGGCAGGTGGATCTCATTGCTGGACCTCCGCGCAGTGCACGCGCCAAAGACGTAGGCGGTATCTGCGGCGTCGCTCGAATGGCTGATAAAGCGCGCGCTGAACGTGCCGAGAAAATCGGTGAATACCTATACGGCGATAATTCTGGACAAGATGTCCGCATCCTAACATTCCTCGGTATTTCTGCAGATGATTTCCAAGAGGCAGCGGTTAACAATCCCAACGACCTTGAAATTGGCGCATGGGTCCGGGAAAACTCCGGTAAATCACAAGCCGAAATCGATGAATTCAACGAAACGCTCGTAAACTATGGACCCAATGAAACAACACGGGAACGGTTTGAAGCGCGATGTCAAGAAGTAGATCCAACGCGCACGGACATTACCACCTGGGTCCAGCTTCAAGATGTGGACGATCAATTGAGCTTCGGTATTATCGACCTTAACCGCCGCGCACCACGGAGCCCTTATAATACAGACGTCTATGGCATGGTTCAACTCGCACGGTTGATTGACAAAGGGCGCGCATCTAATAGCAACTCGCTGGGTGCTTATTTTTTCGGTGAGGATTCAGGCATTGACCGGGCAACGCTCGGTTTTTTAGGAATCTCCGCCGCAGAATTTGCTGAGGCATTGAAGACTTTGTCGACCGACGCAGAGATTGAGGCGTGGTTGACGGAAAACCATCCGAAAAGCCAAGCGGATATCGAAGCCTATAACGAACGGATGACCCAGATGGGCCCCACAGATGAACGCTATGAGGCACTTATGGCGAAGATGATTAACAAAATCGCGCCAGAGCGAACGGACATTAAAACATGGTTCGCACTGATGGATCTTGATGATGAGAAGACCTTTGCGTCGTAA
- a CDS encoding phytanoyl-CoA dioxygenase family protein, whose amino-acid sequence METKEQALPAEPLPSDTLNAILEDFYHNGATIVRNVLSREECERIVARVDEIFSEPYFLQMRNVKGSRQDGKSPIVVHRLFECDLMFRDLLVREPIISIAETVLGEHCHCIAQGCILNRKDLGINRFHVDDGVEFPITPEMERHDPKLRMPVFRMSIQIALTDQDDVKYGPSQFVPGSHYSGRQPDEPEQPTFEGKEPVSLLMKAGDLYLLNGQTWHRGAPNQTDQVRYLFHQVYGQRFVAQRFWPYLNYRMPDYVLEGADERLLRVLGKHPEMAYG is encoded by the coding sequence ATGGAAACCAAAGAACAAGCACTTCCGGCTGAACCTTTACCTTCGGATACCTTGAATGCTATCTTGGAGGATTTTTATCACAATGGGGCAACGATTGTCCGAAATGTGCTCTCACGCGAAGAGTGTGAACGGATCGTTGCACGCGTTGATGAAATCTTCTCGGAACCTTACTTCTTACAGATGCGCAATGTCAAAGGTTCTCGGCAAGATGGAAAATCCCCTATTGTCGTGCATCGTCTTTTTGAGTGCGATCTTATGTTTCGCGACCTACTCGTGCGCGAGCCGATTATCAGCATCGCAGAAACCGTGCTTGGTGAGCACTGCCACTGTATCGCCCAAGGTTGTATCCTCAACCGCAAAGATTTAGGTATCAACCGCTTCCACGTTGACGATGGTGTGGAATTTCCGATCACACCTGAGATGGAACGGCACGACCCAAAGCTACGGATGCCTGTGTTCCGCATGTCCATCCAAATCGCCCTCACCGATCAGGACGATGTGAAATACGGTCCATCCCAATTTGTTCCCGGGAGCCACTACTCTGGGCGGCAACCCGATGAACCAGAACAGCCAACCTTTGAGGGTAAAGAACCCGTTTCACTCCTCATGAAAGCCGGGGACCTCTACCTACTCAACGGACAAACGTGGCACCGCGGCGCGCCAAACCAGACCGACCAAGTACGTTATTTGTTCCACCAAGTCTATGGACAACGATTCGTCGCACAACGGTTTTGGCCCTATCTAAACTACCGCATGCCTGATTATGTCTTGGAAGGCGCTGATGAACGCTTGCTGCGCGTTCTCGGCAAACATCCTGAGATGGCATACGGGTAA